From a single Rickettsia endosymbiont of Cantharis rufa genomic region:
- a CDS encoding IS1 family transposase, protein MNHSINTIEVIIAPEIDEQWPYVQNKSKQRWL, encoded by the coding sequence ATAAATCATTCTATCAATACGATAGAAGTAATTATTGCTCCTGAAATAGATGAACAATGGCCTTATGTACAGAATAAATCCAAACAAAGATGGCTTTGA
- a CDS encoding lysophospholipid acyltransferase family protein has translation MLWRLRILSFYGLLSLFTSIFFLICYIPVTFFNVNYQMRYRIAIIFSYAFVWLAKICCGLKYEVGGLEKLPKTISIVVSNHQSFWDQMFMQLIIPKHSWVLKRELFNIPLLGWGLRMVKPIAVDRGTNSSVAQILREGQEKIKEGLWLIIFPESTKVPPDRTVKFKPSAVKLASITKVPIVMMAHNAGLFWPRGFWFKQPGTIKVKIIGVIEKEEVEQTDVRILNDKIEQIINSEKQKLLN, from the coding sequence ATGCTTTGGCGTTTAAGAATTTTATCATTTTACGGATTATTATCGTTATTTACATCTATTTTCTTTCTTATATGTTACATACCCGTAACATTTTTCAATGTCAACTATCAAATGAGATATAGAATTGCCATTATCTTTTCTTATGCTTTTGTATGGCTTGCAAAAATTTGTTGCGGTCTAAAATATGAAGTAGGGGGGCTGGAGAAATTACCAAAGACAATCTCAATAGTCGTGTCTAATCACCAATCCTTTTGGGATCAAATGTTTATGCAACTGATTATTCCTAAACATTCCTGGGTATTAAAGCGTGAATTATTTAACATACCATTACTTGGTTGGGGACTTCGGATGGTTAAACCGATTGCGGTAGACCGTGGTACTAATAGCTCGGTTGCTCAGATTTTAAGAGAAGGTCAGGAAAAAATAAAGGAAGGATTATGGTTAATAATATTTCCTGAATCAACTAAAGTTCCACCTGATAGAACGGTGAAATTTAAGCCAAGTGCCGTAAAGCTTGCTTCGATTACTAAAGTTCCAATTGTAATGATGGCTCATAATGCTGGTTTATTTTGGCCTAGAGGTTTTTGGTTTAAGCAGCCTGGAACTATAAAAGTAAAGATTATAGGTGTAATAGAAAAAGAAGAGGTGGAGCAAACTGACGTACGTATACTTAATGACAAAATTGAGCAAATAATTAATAGCGAGAAGCAAAAATTATTAAATTAA
- the trpS gene encoding tryptophan--tRNA ligase, protein MRKTALSGVQATGSLHLGNYLGSIRNWVKMQEEHNCFFFLADLHAITIDIKPPELNNSVMETLAIYLAAGLESDKVTIFVQSMVKEHAELSWLLNCVTPLGWLKRMTQFKDKAGSDQEKACLGLFSYPVLMAADILIYKADIVPVGEDQKQHLELTRDIAGVINRKFNKEILKVPEPLINGSGTRIMSLRDGLKKMSKSDISDFARINLKDDNDLIHQKIKKAKTDHLSFVSYDKEERPEISNLLDIYRSLSEESLEKIIDNYQNQGFAKFKEDLAEIIITNLQPIRNKYLELMNDREYLLKILHKGAEKARIRASETVNEVKEQFGFVI, encoded by the coding sequence ATGAGAAAAACTGCTCTTTCCGGTGTGCAAGCAACCGGTTCTTTACATCTTGGTAATTATCTTGGTTCAATTAGAAACTGGGTTAAAATGCAGGAAGAACATAATTGTTTTTTCTTCTTGGCAGATTTGCATGCTATCACAATTGATATTAAACCGCCAGAACTTAATAATTCAGTTATGGAAACTCTTGCAATTTACCTAGCAGCAGGTCTAGAGTCCGATAAAGTAACGATTTTTGTACAAAGTATGGTAAAAGAGCATGCAGAGCTTAGCTGGTTGCTTAATTGCGTTACACCGCTTGGATGGTTAAAGCGAATGACGCAATTTAAAGATAAAGCAGGTAGCGATCAAGAGAAAGCTTGCCTTGGGTTATTTTCCTATCCGGTACTTATGGCAGCGGATATATTGATATATAAAGCTGATATAGTACCTGTCGGTGAAGATCAAAAACAGCATTTAGAGCTAACAAGAGATATTGCGGGAGTGATAAATAGGAAATTTAATAAAGAAATTTTAAAAGTTCCCGAACCGCTAATTAACGGTTCCGGCACAAGAATCATGAGCTTACGGGATGGATTAAAGAAAATGAGTAAATCTGATATATCTGATTTTGCTCGTATTAATTTGAAAGATGATAATGACCTTATTCATCAAAAAATAAAGAAAGCCAAAACTGATCATTTAAGCTTTGTTAGCTATGATAAAGAAGAAAGACCGGAAATTAGTAATTTATTAGATATTTATAGAAGTTTATCCGAAGAAAGTTTGGAAAAAATAATCGATAATTATCAAAATCAGGGTTTTGCAAAATTTAAAGAAGATTTAGCTGAAATTATTATTACAAATCTACAACCGATACGTAATAAATATTTAGAATTAATGAACGATAGGGAATATTTATTAAAAATACTGCACAAAGGAGCAGAAAAAGCAAGAATTAGGGCTTCTGAAACGGTTAACGAAGTTAAAGAACAATTTGGATTTGTAATATAA
- a CDS encoding IS3 family transposase encodes MEARPINDYQNIGELKEGINDYISKYNYQRFHSSIGYKKPMNVYLDSIQHHTQIAA; translated from the coding sequence ATGGAGGCGCGACCTATTAATGATTATCAAAATATAGGAGAACTTAAAGAGGGTATCAATGATTATATCAGTAAATATAATTATCAGAGATTTCATTCAAGTATTGGGTATAAAAAACCCATGAATGTATATCTCGATAGTATACAACATCATACACAAATAGCAGCTTAA
- a CDS encoding IS1-like element transposase, with protein MSINGSGVRDTVRVLKVGINTVIRVLKKSSVKKDKSFYQYDRSNYCS; from the coding sequence ATGTCAATCAATGGCTCTGGAGTTAGGGATACAGTAAGAGTATTAAAAGTGGGTATCAATACGGTTATCCGTGTTTTAAAAAAATCTAGCGTTAAAAAAGATAAATCATTCTATCAATACGATAGAAGTAATTATTGCTCCTGA
- a CDS encoding IS1 family transposase: protein MDEQWSYVQNKSKQRWLWYSLDKILLKVVAYTFGTRCDSTSESLLKKTGGF from the coding sequence ATAGATGAACAATGGTCTTATGTACAGAATAAATCCAAACAAAGATGGCTTTGGTATTCTTTGGATAAGATTTTGTTAAAAGTAGTTGCTTATACTTTTGGTACGAGATGTGATAGCACATCAGAATCATTACTGAAAAAAACCGGAGGATTTTAA
- a CDS encoding host attachment protein, protein MVGTAPLKLIAVIDSKQMMLYDAQGFKITTTKPLKLALDSEEHHHHREKRQSLYQNKSTPGSLFEPHTSLKNIEHKEAARSVIKHLEKIAGNGQVKYKELIIVAEPQMLGCVRQELKNSLKKMVTKEIAKDLVQHSADAVERAVFS, encoded by the coding sequence ATGGTAGGTACAGCACCGTTAAAATTAATTGCAGTTATTGATAGCAAACAAATGATGCTTTACGATGCACAAGGTTTTAAAATCACTACTACTAAGCCTTTAAAATTAGCCTTGGACTCTGAGGAACATCACCACCATAGAGAAAAAAGACAAAGCCTTTACCAAAATAAATCTACACCGGGATCATTGTTTGAGCCGCACACTTCTCTAAAAAATATAGAACATAAAGAAGCAGCACGAAGTGTTATTAAGCATTTAGAAAAAATAGCAGGGAATGGTCAAGTTAAATATAAGGAACTGATTATTGTAGCAGAACCACAAATGCTTGGATGTGTTAGGCAAGAACTTAAAAACAGTCTAAAAAAGATGGTTACTAAAGAAATCGCTAAGGATTTAGTACAACATAGTGCAGACGCAGTCGAGCGAGCGGTATTTTCTTAA